TGGGGAAGTGACAAACAGCCTTCAAGTATTTCATTTTTTTTCACTTTCTTTTTTGGCTTTTTCTCTTCAACCTCTTTTGTAAAAGTTTCAAGTATTTCAGGATTTATAATTGTTCTTTTTAAATTCTTGTAATCAACAACAAAAAGTTGGAAAGATTTATTTACTTGAGGAGCTGCAAGCCCAACTCCTTCAGGATCTTTTTGAGCCTTCAAAGTATCTTGCATATCAGCAATCAAAGCCAAAATTTTTTTATCTATTTTGGAAACATTTTTAGCTTTTGCTCGTAAAATAGGATTTTTAACGTCCACTACTTTTAAAATCATGCCTAATTATATCAAAAATCTACTTTTTCTTCTGATTTTGTAGTTTCTCCACAGCTTCCAAGGCATTTTTTGCATCAGCGTAATCAGGTTTTAATTTTAAAGATTTATTAATTTCTTGAATTGCCAAATCTAATTTTCCTTCATTTGCATAAGTTTTTCCAAGAAGAAGTGGCAATTTTGGATCAGTTGGCGAAAGGGGAATTGTATCGTTTATTAAATTAATGGCCTGTTGTGTATAGCTTGCATCAAAGGGCGAAAGTTCAAGAAATACGCTCATTCTAGTTTCTCTTATGTTCATATTTCTTGGTGACTCACTAAATGCAATATCACTTTCGTTTAATGCATAAGGCGCAATTTGTGCAGCATCTGTTGCTTGTTTGTTATCTAAAAATCCAACAGTGACTGCTGTAAAAATTCTTGCAGCTTCGTTGTGATAAATAGCTTCATCGGGTTGATAATTTATTGCCGTTTGAATATCTTTTACGCTGTCGCTATATTGCCCGGCATTAAGTTCATTTTGTGCATAGTTGTAATGATAATCAGCGAGCCAGTACTTGGCAATTGTAAAAATTAAAAATCCTCCAACCATAAATATTCCAGCAATAAATAATTTTTGGTTATCACGAAGTGAGAAGCTTTGCTTATTTTCTATATTCTTTTTATTTAAAGTTATTGCAAGCGCGGGCATTATAAAAGTAAATACTGAAATAATTACAACTGAAAATCCAAAAAAATTTGTAATCAAAATGGAAATGAAACCAGCAAGAAGGGCAATATTTTTTCGCAAAGTATAAATACAAACCCCAATAAAAATTAAATAAGTAATAAGTCCAACTGCTCCAGTATTAGCGAGAAAATTAAGATATTCATTATGTGCTTTGTTATATAAATAATCCCATTCGCTTGTTGTGTTGTGTTCAATTGGTCGGTATTGCCAGTAAGAATATCCAAAAGTTTCAACTCCTGTTCCAAAGATAGGGTAATGCTCTGCAATTTGCAAAGCTCCTTTCCAAACTATTTCGCGGATCGCTCCAGATTCTGTTCCTCCTTCTGATGTGTCAGTAGTCTGCACAACTTGTTTGTGTTGTGCTAATTGAAAAATACTTGGTGTTATATCAGTTCCAAAAATTAAAATTGCAGATAAAAATAAAACTCCAATAATAATCAATTGTTTCCAATATTTTTTGAAATAATAAATTCCAAAAATAAAACTTGCTGCTGCAAGTCCAAGAAGTCCGCTTCTGGATTTTGTAAATAAAATACATGCAAAAAATATTACTGAAAGTGTTATATAAATTATCTTGTTTCTTTGTTGTTTTGTTTGAAACGCGCCGTACCACGCCAGTGGTACAAGCGAAGTAAGCATTGCTGCAAGCCAATTTGGCTGCCCTAAAGTTGCAAAAACGCGTGTTCTCACATCCTGCACCCAGCAATTATCATCAAATTTGCCGCTAACAAAAATACAACTTATGCTTCCTCCAAAATGTTCCATGATTCCATAAATGGCAACGACAGTTGCAGAAATTAAAGTTATCAAAATTATTTTTTTAGATTTCTCTTTATCAAAATTATTTACAAATGCGAAGTAGAGAAGTGCATAACAAATTGTAGAAAGTAATCCGCCATTAAATCTTGAATAATATCCAAAGATAGAAGTTCGCTGATCTATTGAAAGAATTGTCGAAATAATTTGTGAGCCAATAAAAATTAATAAGGGAATATCAAGAATTGTTCTTTTGAAAATAAATTTTTTGTTTTGAATGCTTTTAATTATCCAGGCCCCAGTAATCAAAACTGTAAAAATATAAACAACAACAATTTTGTTAAATTCAAAAACTTCAGAAGTTTTAGGGTAAAAAATCAAGGGCGAAATAAAGAACAAAATATAAAAAAGCCATTCAATCATTTATAGTCTAAATGTTATCACAACTTGTTGTGACAAGACGGGTTAATACCCGTGTTATACTAGCTTCACATCATGATCAATCGCATTCTTGGTCTTCTTAGTTTTGATATCGGCATAGATTTAGGAACAGCAAACACTTTAGTTTTTGTAAAAACCAAGGGCATTGTTATTCGCGAGCCTTCGGTTGTAGCAAGGCAAAAAAAAACTAAAGAAATATTATCAATCGGTTTATCTGCCAAAAAAATGCTTGGCCGCGCCCCAACTCTTATTGAAGTTGTTCGCCCCTTAAAAGATGGAGTTATTGCAGATTTTGACGCAACAGAAAGCATGCTCAAGTTTTATATCAGAAAAGTTCACGAATCAGGAAATATCATTCCCAAAATCCCAAGGCCCAAAGTTATTATTGGAATCCCGTCTGGTGTTACAGAAGTTGAGCGGCGCGCTGTAGCCGATGCTGCAATTCAGGCAGGTGCCAGAAAAGTTTATTTAGTTGAAGAGCCAATGGCCGCAGCAATTGGCGTCGGTCTTCCAATAGAAGATCCGGGAGGAAGTTTTATTGTCGATATCGGCGGCGGAACAACTGATATTGCGCTAATTTCTTTGGGCGGTGTTGTAGTTGGTAAGTCAATTCGCATTGCAGGTGATGAAATGGACGAAGCAATAATAAATTATGCGCGTCTAAAATATTCATTACTTTTAGGTCAGCCGACAGCTGAAAGCATTAAAATTTCTGTTGGATCAGTAGGGCAGACAAAAGAAAAATTCACAGTTGTAAGAGGCAGAGATTTGGAAACTGGTTTACCTAAATCTATCAAATTAAATAGTGAAGAAATCGGCGAAGCTCTTGCCCCAACAATAAATGAAATAGTTGGAGAAATTCGAGACATTTTAGAAGAAGCTCCTCCAGAATTGGTAGCTGACGTTATGCAAAAAGGAATTTACCTGACGGGCGGCGGCTCGCAAATTGCAGGTTTTGATAAAGCAATAGGCGAAGTTACCAAAATGCCAGTGATTGTATCTGACGATCCATTAAGCAGTGTTGTCAAAGGTGCAGGAAAACTTTTAGAAAATGAAAAGTTACTAACCCAGATTAAAGTTACTAGTGGAATAAAGTAGTCTATTAAGATTTTCCTGATAATTTAGTGTAATAAAGATAATGTGCTGACAATTCGCTACATGTTTCAGAGCTAATTGTTCTTAACCCTTTTTGAATTTCAAGACTTTCTACTATTTTTTCAGAAGATTCTACACCTTCTTTAATTGCTCTCCGAATGTCAGAAACTTTATCTGACTGCAACAAAAGAACGTTTTTCATATTCCGATGTGTTATTGATTCAACTGCCATAATTAATAAATCTTTATACTACAAACTTTATTATTTGCAAATGTGTAAAATCTTCACATATTTTGCCCGTTGCATATTGATAAGTTAGAAAATAAAATATAATTCTTCTTAGGAAGGAATCCAGTTTATGTCAGCAGAATTAATTAATGTTCGTCAAAATTTTCAATATGCCCAAGTTGGTGCTTTGAAACTTAGCGACAAAGAAAAAGTCGATGAATTATTGCTTGTCAAAAAAGAAACAAGAAAAAGACTAACCCGATTAGTAAATGGAATGAGAAAGCTCGTCTCGCTTGATGAAATAAAATCAGAAATGCTTGAAAAATACACACATGCAAGGGAAGTAGAAGCATCTGTTGTGTTTTTAATTACAGAAGAAAATGGCAATGAATATGAAGATAGTAGTGATTTCCACTTAGACCATGATTTTTATTTAGTCACAGACGACACAAATAATATTTTTGGCACAGCCAATAGATATGCAATTTCCACACCCAGAGGAAGATTAATAGTTGATGTTCATTCTCCAAAATCTGCAAAAGAGCAAGAGTGGGCAACGGAAAAATTAAATGTTTTAGCAACGGGAAGATATCCTGAAGGGATAATAAAAGAAATTCTCTAACAATCTATTGCTTTCTTCTTGTAGAATTATAGATACCAATGAATACTCTTGATGATTCTCCAAATCCTGGTTGGCTTTCCTGGTTTTTAAAAGGTTTACTTGTTTTAGTTGCAGTGATTTTATTTGCTCGCTTAGGCGAACTTCAAATTATAAAAGGTGATTATTATAGAACATTATCTGATGACAATCGTATTCGCCGTATTCCAATTCTCGCTCCTCGTGGGCAAATACTCGGAAGCGATGGTACTCCAATTGTTGGTAACACTCCCATCCAGGAAAAAATTATATTTACGACAAATGGTTTTGAAAAAAGTTTGGACACAACTGATACAAGTGCAATTAATAGTATTACAGAAAGTAAACGGGATTATTATTTAGGCCCTGACGCTGCGCATTTAACTGGTTATTTAAGCGAAGTTGACGCTGATGAAGTTAATAAAGTCGATCCAAATTGCCCTGATAAAGGCCCAAGAATTACAAATAGTTATGTTGGCGTAAGCGGACTTGAACAGGAATATGATTGTACTCTTCGCGGAATTGATGGCGAAGAGTTAATTGAAGTTGATGCGGCTGGAAATCCTGTTCGAGTTTTAGGAATTAAAAATCCAGTTCCGGGAAGTGATATTAAAACTACAATTAATGTCGGGTTACAGCAAAAAGTTGCTGATACCGTAAATAATTTAAAAATAAACACCTCAGAAGGAGAAAATCTTCCTGTAGGCCGCAAAGGTTCTATTGTTATTACTAATGGCCAGGGCGCGGTTCTTGCAATGTATTCTTTCCCCAGTTTTGATCCAAATGATTTCATAAACAGTAATTCAAAAAAACTAAGTAGTTATTTTACTGATCCAAATCTTCCACTTTTCAATAGAAGCCTTGATGGTCTTTATCATCCAGGTTCCACATTTAAAATTGTTACTTCAACTGCAGCTCTTGAAGAAAATAAAATTGACACGAATTTTACATATGATGATGTTGGATATGTTGAATTAAATGGCTATAAATACGACAACTGGTATTGGGATGAATATGGAAAAACAGAAGGTCCAATAAATATTGTTCGTGCAATAGCAAGGTCTACAGATACTTTCTTTTATAAAGTCGGGGAAATGGTTGGTATTGACGATTTGTCTTCATGGGCCAAAAAATTCGGGCTTGATAAACCTTCAGGAATTGATTTGCCAAATGAAGCGACAGGAATCATCCCGTCTCCTGCGTGGAAACGGCAATTCAACGGCGAAAAATGGTTTTTGGGAGATACCTATAACGTTTCAATTGGCCAGGGAGATGTAAATCTTACTCCAGTTGCATCAAATATTTTGGCATCAGTCGTTGCAAACGACGGGCAGATTTGTAAGCCTTATGTAAACGCCTCAGTTGGAAAAAGTTGTTACAGTCTAAATTTAAATCCAAATACTTTATCAACAATTAAAGAAGGAATGATTGATGCCTGCTCAACAGGCGGAACAGGTTTTCCATTTTTCCCTTGGAATAGTCCAGATGTCACAGGTTCTGCACAAGTTTCTGGCCCTCAAGTGACTGTTGCCTGTAAAACAGGAACTGCAGAAACAGGAGATCAAAATCTTACCCATGCCTGGTTTGCCGCTTTTGCTCCAGCAGATAATCCAAAAATTGTTATTGATGTAATAGTAGAAAAAGCAGGCCAGGGTTCAGAAGTAGCCGCTCCAATAGCAAAGGAGATTCTTGGATATTATTTTGGCAAAAAGTAATATAATGAATTATGTCAGATAAAGGTATAGACACTGAAACGACACTTACCCCGGAAGAAAAAACCTCACAACTCAATAGTATCTTTAAAAGAGTTCTTCGAAATAACGATCTTGCTGAGCAGGCAAAGCTCACCAAGAGAAATATTGAAATTACTCCAAGTTTGTTTCTAACTCCAAATCATGAATTACAAATGGTCCAAGAAAACAAAATTGATCTATATAAATTGGATCAAGAAACAGGAAAAATTACAAACAATAACGGACAAGAGTTTTCTGGTAAATATGAATCTCTTTTTCCTGGAACAAATTTAAAAACAATCGAAGAAACAATGAAAAAGGTTGACAATTTAACATACCCAACACAAAAACTTGATGCAGCTTAAAATCCAGGATGAACTTCTTAATGTTTTCATAAAAGGAACTTATTTACCAAAAGACAAAAACGCAGTTGCAGTTGTCGGCTCCCGTAAAATTAGCACTCGCGGACAAAAACTAGCATATGATTTTGCATTTTATCTAGCCAAAAATAAATTTACAATTGTCTCTGGTCTTGCCTTAGGGGTTGATACCTTGGCGCACTCTGCAGCTCTTGACGCAGATGGGAGAACAATCGCAGTTTTAGCTCATGGTTTAGACAGAGTTTACCCTCAAGAAAACAAAAAACTGGCAGAAAAAATAATTAAGCATGGATGTTTATTAACAAAATTTAAAGAGTGTACAACCCCTGTTGGCAAAAACTTTTTAGCTCGTAATCAAATCATTGCAGGTCTTTCTAGAGCCGTAGTTGTAATTGAAGGAGAAAAAAGATCAGGAAGTATTAGCACAGCAAATCACGCAGCAAATTTAGGAGTTGAAGTTTTTGCAATACCTGGAAGCCCTGCAACAGATTGGCTCATCGAAAACGGTGCAAATATTGCAAATAAACCTGAAGATGTATTAGATTATCTTAATGGCAGATATTAAACCAGACAACCCACCCGCAACTGGAAAAGTCAGCAGAAGAACATTTTTGAGACTATTTGGGCTTGGAATTATAAGTTCTACCTTAGTCACTACCGGAGCTGCCGCACTTTTGTCGAGAAAAGATAGTCTAGCTGATACTTCAAATGTTTTTGCAGAATTTACTGCCTTACAAAAAGAAGAAGGAAACATGCAAGCCTTTCAAATGCTGGCTAATGTAATTGTCAACAAAATCCACTTAAATCCTAGTCCTGATATTTCTGAAGTTGTTTATATCTCTTTAGAAAATGGCACATATAGAAATAACCAAAACTGTAGTTTTTATTACACAAAGTATCTAAATATCGAAAATAACATTTTTGAAGACTGTTATTGTACAAATTCAAATGGTGTAAATACGAATATTCCTGTTGGTGATTTTCCTAAATTTATAACCACAGAAGATACGACTATACGAGTAATTATTAGTAAAAACGAACAAAAAACAGGAAAACTGGTGCTTAGCGAAGATTTAGAAGTCGCCATATATACAAACAAGCAATCAGTAGCACGAACAAACACCACACATTTAAGTATAAATGCTACGGATTCGTCTGGCACAAACATACATCTAGATCTTGAAGAAAATATAATAGAACAGCAAATAAATGGAAGATTTAAACAACAAATAATAGAATATACTTTTGATAACAATGTAGATGTTTCAAAAGATGGATATATTAAATATGACTCAAAAGGAAATGTAATTTCTTCGTCAAATAACGGAAATGAGCACTTATATAAAGATGATTTTTTTATGCTTCAATCAGCTTACGAAGGAACTTCTCTCTCTTGACACCTCTGATAACATAATCTCTATGATGTAATCATCACAAGCTTAGCTTATACTTATATATGGATCTAATTATTGTTGAGTCGCCAACTAAGGCAAAAACTTTAAACCGATTTCTTGGAAAAGATTACCAGGTAGAAGCAACCATGGGCCATATTAAGGATTTGCCCAAATCAAAATTAGGAATTGATGTCGAGCATAATTTTAAGCCTGACTATCAAGAAATGGAAAAAAAGCTTGATGTTATAAAATCTCTTCAAAAAGATTCTAAAAAAGCCAAAATGGTTTATATCGCGACAGATCCTGACCGCGAAGGGGAAGCTATTGCAGCGCACGTTAGCGAAGTTGTTGAAAATAAAAATAAAAAAAGAATTACATTTCATGAAATTACAAAAGAGGCTGTCGAAGAAGCTATTGCCCATCCGCGTGCTATTGATAAACATTTAGTTGAT
The Patescibacteria group bacterium genome window above contains:
- the def gene encoding peptide deformylase is translated as MILKVVDVKNPILRAKAKNVSKIDKKILALIADMQDTLKAQKDPEGVGLAAPQVNKSFQLFVVDYKNLKRTIINPEILETFTKEVEEKKPKKKVKKNEILEGCLSLPHYYGPIKRADRVKLKYMDETGKVIEEEFEGFAAQIMLHEIDHLNGVLFVDRILEQKSPLYKFDGDEWEEVEIL
- a CDS encoding O-antigen ligase family protein, with product MIEWLFYILFFISPLIFYPKTSEVFEFNKIVVVYIFTVLITGAWIIKSIQNKKFIFKRTILDIPLLIFIGSQIISTILSIDQRTSIFGYYSRFNGGLLSTICYALLYFAFVNNFDKEKSKKIILITLISATVVAIYGIMEHFGGSISCIFVSGKFDDNCWVQDVRTRVFATLGQPNWLAAMLTSLVPLAWYGAFQTKQQRNKIIYITLSVIFFACILFTKSRSGLLGLAAASFIFGIYYFKKYWKQLIIIGVLFLSAILIFGTDITPSIFQLAQHKQVVQTTDTSEGGTESGAIREIVWKGALQIAEHYPIFGTGVETFGYSYWQYRPIEHNTTSEWDYLYNKAHNEYLNFLANTGAVGLITYLIFIGVCIYTLRKNIALLAGFISILITNFFGFSVVIISVFTFIMPALAITLNKKNIENKQSFSLRDNQKLFIAGIFMVGGFLIFTIAKYWLADYHYNYAQNELNAGQYSDSVKDIQTAINYQPDEAIYHNEAARIFTAVTVGFLDNKQATDAAQIAPYALNESDIAFSESPRNMNIRETRMSVFLELSPFDASYTQQAINLINDTIPLSPTDPKLPLLLGKTYANEGKLDLAIQEINKSLKLKPDYADAKNALEAVEKLQNQKKK
- a CDS encoding rod shape-determining protein, whose amino-acid sequence is MINRILGLLSFDIGIDLGTANTLVFVKTKGIVIREPSVVARQKKTKEILSIGLSAKKMLGRAPTLIEVVRPLKDGVIADFDATESMLKFYIRKVHESGNIIPKIPRPKVIIGIPSGVTEVERRAVADAAIQAGARKVYLVEEPMAAAIGVGLPIEDPGGSFIVDIGGGTTDIALISLGGVVVGKSIRIAGDEMDEAIINYARLKYSLLLGQPTAESIKISVGSVGQTKEKFTVVRGRDLETGLPKSIKLNSEEIGEALAPTINEIVGEIRDILEEAPPELVADVMQKGIYLTGGGSQIAGFDKAIGEVTKMPVIVSDDPLSSVVKGAGKLLENEKLLTQIKVTSGIK
- a CDS encoding penicillin-binding transpeptidase domain-containing protein produces the protein MNTLDDSPNPGWLSWFLKGLLVLVAVILFARLGELQIIKGDYYRTLSDDNRIRRIPILAPRGQILGSDGTPIVGNTPIQEKIIFTTNGFEKSLDTTDTSAINSITESKRDYYLGPDAAHLTGYLSEVDADEVNKVDPNCPDKGPRITNSYVGVSGLEQEYDCTLRGIDGEELIEVDAAGNPVRVLGIKNPVPGSDIKTTINVGLQQKVADTVNNLKINTSEGENLPVGRKGSIVITNGQGAVLAMYSFPSFDPNDFINSNSKKLSSYFTDPNLPLFNRSLDGLYHPGSTFKIVTSTAALEENKIDTNFTYDDVGYVELNGYKYDNWYWDEYGKTEGPINIVRAIARSTDTFFYKVGEMVGIDDLSSWAKKFGLDKPSGIDLPNEATGIIPSPAWKRQFNGEKWFLGDTYNVSIGQGDVNLTPVASNILASVVANDGQICKPYVNASVGKSCYSLNLNPNTLSTIKEGMIDACSTGGTGFPFFPWNSPDVTGSAQVSGPQVTVACKTGTAETGDQNLTHAWFAAFAPADNPKIVIDVIVEKAGQGSEVAAPIAKEILGYYFGKK
- a CDS encoding DNA-processing protein DprA is translated as MQLKIQDELLNVFIKGTYLPKDKNAVAVVGSRKISTRGQKLAYDFAFYLAKNKFTIVSGLALGVDTLAHSAALDADGRTIAVLAHGLDRVYPQENKKLAEKIIKHGCLLTKFKECTTPVGKNFLARNQIIAGLSRAVVVIEGEKRSGSISTANHAANLGVEVFAIPGSPATDWLIENGANIANKPEDVLDYLNGRY